The Corynebacterium coyleae genome segment AGGACCTCAACCAGATCCTCACCCAGATCGCGCAGACCGTTGAGGATGGCAACTCCACCATGTTGGCCGTCAACAACGCTGCAGCGAACAGCTGGGGCTAATCAACAGACTTGCGTCGGGGCGACAACGCCGACCATCGGGGGATAGGGCGCGGCAGACCCGTCCCCGGCGCATCCACAAAAGAAAAAAGGGGGACTCGGGGGAAACGCCGCCGCAGGTGACTATGGGGAACACCTGCGGCGGCGTTTTTGTTTTGTGGCCAGATTGCCGTAGTGTTTAACCCCTGTGTGTCCCGCCTGACGCGCGTTTCGGGTCTCCACCGGCCGCCGGAACCGTCGAGGAACATGCGAAGTATGGCCGGCAGCAATCTAGACAGACTTTAAGGAGTCATGCATGTCTACTTACCACCCGAAGAGCGGTGACGTGACCCGTAACTGGTACGTCATCGACGCAACCGACGTGGTGCTGGGCAAGCTTGCTTCCACCGCAGCAGACCTGCTGCGCGGTAAGCACAAGCCGCAGTTCGCACCGAACGTTGACACCGGCGATCACGTCATCGTGATCAACGCCGACAAGATCCACATCTCCTCCAACAAGCGCGATCGCGAGATGCGTTACCGCCACTCCGGCTACCCGGGTGGTCTGAAGTCCATGACCCTGGGCCGCGCACTGGACGAGCGTCCGGACCGCGTGATCGAGGAAGCTGTGAAGGGCATGATGCCGCACAACAAGCTCTCCCGCCAGTCCATCAAGAAGCTGCACGTCTTCGTCGGCTCCGAGCACCCGTACGCTGCTCAGAAGCCGGAAACCTACGAGTTTAAGCAGGTGGCACAGTAATGACCGAGCCGAACAACTACGACAACCTCGCTGCCGACACCGACATCGATGCCGCAACCGCAGCAACCGAGGAGTTCAACTACACCATCGGTGACGCAATTGCGCCGGAGGCTGACGCTGCTGAGGAGACCGTTGAGGTCGCACCGCTGCACGAGGGCCCGATCCAGACTGTTGGTCGTCGTAAGCGCGCAATCGCTCGCGTGACCGTCGTCGAGGGCGAAGGCAAGATCACAGTCAACGGCCGTGAGTTCGAGGAGTACTTCCCGAACAAGCTGCACCAGCAGGACATCCTGACCCCGCTGACGCTGCTCGAGCGCGAGGGCCAGTTCGACATCAAGGCCAACATCTCCGGTGGTGGCCCGACCGGCCAGTCCGGTGCTCTGCGTCTGGCTATTGCCCGCGCACTGAACATCTACAACCCGGCTGAGCGCCCGACCCTGAAGAAGGCCGGCCTGCTCACCCGTGACGCTCGTGCCGTGGAGCGCAAGAAGGCTGGTCTGCACAAGGCCCGTCGCGCACCGCAGTACTCCAAGCGTTAATCGCTGGCTTACTCCACACGCCGTCGCCCGGTTTCGGGTGGCGGCGTTTGCCGTTTCTTCTGTCATTGTTGGCGAGCGGACCGGTTGCGAGGGTTCGTCGATAAGCAATTGCAGCAAACATGCATAATTGTGGGCATGACTCGATTGTTTGGAACTGATGGTGTTCGCGGCTTGGCCAACGAGGCGTTGACAGCGCCGTTGGCGTTGAAGCTCGGCGCGGCTGCGGCAACGGTGCTGACGAAGGATCGTCGCTCCGGGAAGCGTCGCCCAGTAGCGCTCATTGGGCGCGACCCGCGCGTCTCCGGTGAGATGCTGGCGGCAGCGATGGCAGCCGGCATGGCGTCGAAGGGCGTGGACGTGCTGCGTGTCGGTGTGATTCCGACGCCTGGCTTGGCGTTTCTTACGGACGACTACGGAGCCGACATCGGTGTAATGATTTCCGCCTCCCACAACCCGATGCCGGATAACGGGATCAAGTTCTTCTCCGCTGGTGGTCACAAGCTGCCGGACGATATTGAAGACGAGATTGAGCGCGCCATGGACGAGCTGGAGGAAACCGGTCCGACCGGCACCAGCATCGGCCGTGTGATCGAGGAGGCCCCAGATGCGCAGAGCCGCTACCTGGCGCATCTGGCTGATGCGGTGAGCACCGACCTGTCGGGCATCAAGGTTGTGGTGGACTGCGCGAACGGTGCAGCGTTCGAGGTAGCCCCGAAGGCGTATGCGGCAGCGGGAGCTGACGTGACCGCGATCTTTAACAAGCCCGACGCCTACAACATCA includes the following:
- the rplM gene encoding 50S ribosomal protein L13, producing the protein MSTYHPKSGDVTRNWYVIDATDVVLGKLASTAADLLRGKHKPQFAPNVDTGDHVIVINADKIHISSNKRDREMRYRHSGYPGGLKSMTLGRALDERPDRVIEEAVKGMMPHNKLSRQSIKKLHVFVGSEHPYAAQKPETYEFKQVAQ
- the rpsI gene encoding 30S ribosomal protein S9, with the translated sequence MTEPNNYDNLAADTDIDAATAATEEFNYTIGDAIAPEADAAEETVEVAPLHEGPIQTVGRRKRAIARVTVVEGEGKITVNGREFEEYFPNKLHQQDILTPLTLLEREGQFDIKANISGGGPTGQSGALRLAIARALNIYNPAERPTLKKAGLLTRDARAVERKKAGLHKARRAPQYSKR